One Bacillus sp. 1780r2a1 DNA segment encodes these proteins:
- the smc gene encoding chromosome segregation protein SMC, which translates to MFLKRLDITGFKSFAQKVSIDFVPGVTAVVGPNGSGKSNITDAIRWVMGEQSAKSLRGGKMEDVIFAGSESRRAVNVADVTITLENDDQFLPLDYHEVSITRRVNRSGDSEFLINNQPCRLKDIVDLFMDSGLGREAFSIISQGKVEEVLSSKPDERRKIFEEAAGVLKYKTRKRKAELRLIETQENLNRVLDILHEIEGQLEPLKIQSSIAKDYLQKKEELEQIDIEVTVFEIEELHGKWEVLKRDIASHQQMEQSLSANVGEREQEINRLRAYIQRADEEIDALHKHLLFVSEEVEKLEGKKEVLKERKKNASQNKEQLERLVKEYTQTKEELVIAKQKEENELTNFENDVAKTREEVAEQERLFATYSENLDEQLEQLKSEYFELANAQTASRNEIAFLEQQKHQTSEKEARLLKANEQYVQQRADLERKKGALIDKLQNFQKELQDSMRQLKEQLAKLDSLREEYRKQESTLYQAYQYVQQTKSRKQMLEEMQEDYEGYFHGVKEILKARSQKLYGIEGAIAELVSVPKEYETAIEIALGGATQHIVTSDEQSARQAISFLKQNHYGRATFLPLTSVRSRFIPPQTISLIESHDTFVGVASSLVKYDEKYRSIAENLLGTVIIVKDLKGANELARLIQHRYRFVTLTGDVVNPGGSMTGGSVKQKTNSLLGRQRELETITAKLKEMEEKTLQLEKNVKAKREMIEELEQAIGKEQSFVKRLEEQEKALDRDVKQVEIEEQAVNDRLAMYDQDMVSFKSDQEHLVKRIQVLEKQLDEAKEQTLELEVVIEELTHRKRTQQTSREEVRQKLTEVKVELAGQEQSLKNKREKYERICFELNQTTKRLEEVTEDLALLANEMTSNDSGELSLEEAAAEKVKEKAETLKKMDDCRAERLKSQNKLEDAERFVKELHRQHKQITNALKDEEVKLNRIDVELDSRLHQLNEEYQTSFEAAKASYQLTVPIDEARKKIKLIKLGIEELGTVNIGSIEQYERTAERYEFLSSQKNDLDEAKNTLYQVIEEMDEEMKKRFSDTFYQIREEFNHVFQSLFGGGKAELKLTDATDLLNTGVDIIAQPPGKKLQNLGLLSGGERSLTAIALLFSILKVRPVPFCVLDEVEAALDEANVHRFATYLRSYSEQTQFIVITHRKGTMEEADVLYGVTMQESGVSKLVSVRLEDSKQYA; encoded by the coding sequence ATGTTCCTCAAGCGTTTAGATATTACCGGCTTTAAATCATTTGCTCAGAAAGTATCGATTGACTTTGTACCAGGGGTTACAGCAGTTGTAGGGCCAAACGGTAGTGGTAAAAGTAACATTACAGATGCGATTCGCTGGGTAATGGGTGAGCAGTCTGCCAAGTCACTGCGAGGCGGAAAAATGGAAGACGTTATTTTTGCAGGAAGTGAATCGAGACGTGCTGTTAACGTAGCAGACGTAACGATTACGCTAGAAAATGACGATCAGTTTCTACCGCTAGATTATCATGAAGTAAGTATTACCAGACGAGTAAACCGTTCAGGCGATAGTGAATTTCTTATTAATAACCAGCCATGCCGTTTAAAAGATATAGTGGATTTATTTATGGACTCCGGTTTGGGAAGAGAAGCTTTTTCTATTATTAGTCAAGGGAAAGTTGAAGAAGTTCTCAGCAGTAAACCAGATGAGCGCCGTAAAATATTTGAAGAAGCAGCGGGCGTTTTAAAGTATAAAACGAGAAAACGTAAGGCTGAGTTAAGATTAATTGAAACACAAGAAAACTTAAATCGGGTACTTGATATTTTGCATGAAATCGAGGGGCAGTTAGAGCCTTTAAAAATACAGTCTTCCATTGCAAAAGATTATTTGCAGAAAAAAGAAGAATTAGAACAAATTGACATTGAAGTAACAGTTTTTGAAATTGAAGAGCTTCATGGGAAGTGGGAAGTGCTGAAGAGAGATATAGCGTCTCATCAGCAAATGGAGCAATCGCTTTCTGCTAACGTTGGAGAGCGTGAGCAAGAGATTAATCGTTTACGCGCGTATATTCAGCGCGCGGATGAAGAAATCGATGCGCTACATAAACACCTTCTTTTTGTTAGTGAAGAAGTTGAAAAGCTAGAAGGGAAGAAAGAAGTATTAAAAGAGCGTAAAAAGAATGCTTCGCAAAATAAAGAGCAGTTAGAGCGACTTGTAAAAGAATATACTCAAACAAAAGAAGAGCTTGTGATAGCGAAGCAAAAAGAAGAAAATGAATTAACTAACTTTGAAAACGACGTTGCTAAAACGCGTGAAGAAGTAGCCGAACAAGAGCGTTTGTTTGCGACGTATAGTGAAAACTTGGATGAACAGCTAGAGCAGTTAAAAAGCGAATATTTTGAGTTGGCAAATGCACAGACAGCTTCTCGAAATGAGATTGCTTTTCTTGAGCAGCAAAAGCATCAAACGTCTGAAAAAGAAGCGAGGCTTTTAAAAGCAAACGAGCAATATGTTCAGCAACGAGCGGATCTTGAACGGAAAAAAGGCGCTCTTATTGATAAACTGCAAAACTTTCAAAAAGAATTGCAGGATTCCATGCGCCAGTTAAAAGAGCAGCTTGCGAAGTTAGATTCCTTGCGAGAGGAATATCGAAAGCAAGAGTCAACCCTGTATCAAGCCTATCAATATGTCCAGCAAACAAAATCTAGAAAGCAAATGCTTGAAGAGATGCAAGAGGACTATGAAGGGTATTTTCATGGTGTAAAGGAAATTTTAAAAGCGAGAAGTCAGAAGCTTTATGGAATTGAAGGAGCTATTGCTGAATTAGTTAGCGTGCCAAAAGAGTATGAGACGGCGATTGAAATTGCGCTGGGTGGTGCAACTCAGCATATTGTGACGTCTGATGAACAGAGTGCGCGACAAGCAATTAGCTTTTTAAAGCAAAATCACTACGGGCGAGCTACATTTTTGCCATTAACATCCGTACGTTCGCGATTTATACCGCCGCAAACCATTTCGTTAATTGAAAGTCATGATACGTTTGTGGGCGTTGCTTCTTCGCTTGTAAAATATGATGAAAAGTATCGCAGTATCGCAGAAAACTTGCTTGGTACGGTTATTATTGTAAAAGATTTAAAAGGAGCAAATGAGCTTGCTAGGCTAATCCAGCATCGCTACCGCTTTGTTACTTTAACCGGAGACGTCGTGAATCCAGGCGGATCCATGACAGGTGGGTCGGTTAAGCAAAAGACCAATTCATTGTTGGGGCGTCAGCGAGAACTTGAAACAATTACTGCGAAGCTAAAAGAAATGGAAGAAAAAACGCTTCAACTTGAAAAAAATGTGAAAGCTAAGAGAGAAATGATTGAAGAGTTGGAGCAAGCGATTGGTAAAGAACAGTCTTTTGTTAAGCGTCTAGAAGAGCAAGAAAAAGCGCTGGATCGAGATGTGAAGCAAGTAGAAATTGAAGAGCAAGCAGTAAATGATCGATTAGCCATGTACGATCAAGACATGGTCAGCTTTAAAAGTGATCAAGAGCATTTGGTTAAGCGAATTCAAGTATTAGAAAAGCAGCTAGACGAAGCAAAAGAACAGACCTTGGAACTAGAGGTAGTTATTGAAGAACTTACCCATCGTAAGCGCACGCAACAAACGTCACGAGAAGAGGTGCGCCAGAAGCTAACGGAAGTAAAAGTAGAGCTTGCTGGACAAGAACAGTCTCTTAAAAATAAGCGTGAAAAGTATGAGCGTATTTGCTTTGAGTTAAATCAAACAACGAAGCGCTTAGAAGAAGTGACAGAAGACTTGGCTCTTTTAGCGAATGAGATGACATCAAATGATTCTGGAGAGCTTTCTCTAGAAGAAGCAGCTGCAGAAAAAGTTAAAGAAAAAGCAGAGACTTTGAAGAAAATGGATGATTGCCGCGCTGAACGCTTAAAATCACAAAATAAACTAGAAGATGCAGAACGCTTTGTCAAAGAACTACATCGTCAGCACAAGCAAATTACAAATGCATTAAAAGACGAAGAGGTAAAATTAAACCGCATTGACGTTGAGTTAGACAGTCGTTTACATCAGCTGAATGAAGAATATCAAACGAGTTTTGAAGCAGCAAAAGCTTCGTATCAGCTTACGGTTCCAATTGACGAAGCCCGTAAAAAAATCAAACTTATTAAGCTTGGTATTGAAGAGCTTGGTACAGTGAACATCGGGTCTATTGAACAATATGAACGGACGGCCGAACGCTATGAGTTCTTAAGCAGCCAGAAGAATGATTTAGATGAAGCTAAAAACACGCTTTATCAAGTTATTGAAGAAATGGATGAAGAGATGAAAAAGCGTTTTTCTGATACGTTTTATCAAATTCGTGAAGAGTTTAATCATGTATTTCAGTCTCTATTTGGGGGAGGAAAAGCAGAGCTAAAGCTAACGGATGCGACAGACTTGTTGAACACTGGAGTTGACATCATTGCTCAGCCTCCAGGTAAAAAGCTTCAAAACTTAGGACTTCTTTCTGGTGGAGAGCGTTCTTTAACAGCTATTGCACTTCTATTCTCTATCTTAAAGGTTCGACCTGTACCGTTTTGTGTGTTAGACGAAGTAGAGGCAGCTTTAGATGAAGCGAACGTGCACCGCTTTGCCACGTATTTAAGAAGTTATAGTGAGCAAACTCAGTTTATCGTCATTACGCATCGTAAAGGAACGATGGAAGAAGCAGACGTGCTTTACGGCGTAACTATGCAAGAGTCAGGCGTTTCAAAGCTGGTATCCGTACGTTTAGAAGATTCAAAGCAATATGCTTAA
- the sdaAA gene encoding L-serine ammonia-lyase, iron-sulfur-dependent, subunit alpha encodes MFRNVAELVELAESKKVKIAEIMIEQEVEVTGLTREQVFERMDRNLTVMEEAVERGLRGVQSVTGLTGGDAVLLQKYIESGNALSGNLILDAVSKAVATNEVNAAMGTICATPTAGSAGVVPGTLFAVKNKLNPTREEMIEFLFTSGAFGFVVANNASISGAAGGCQAEVGSASGMAAAAIVEMAGGTPSQAAEAMAITLKNMLGLVCDPVAGLVEVPCVKRNAMGAANAMIAADMALAGVTSRIPCDEVIDAMYRIGQTMPVALRETAQGGLAATPTGRELEAKIFGIALNKSE; translated from the coding sequence ATGTTTCGAAATGTAGCCGAATTAGTAGAGTTAGCAGAAAGTAAAAAAGTCAAAATAGCGGAAATTATGATTGAACAAGAAGTAGAGGTTACTGGCTTAACCCGTGAACAGGTCTTTGAAAGAATGGATCGCAATTTAACGGTAATGGAGGAAGCAGTAGAGCGTGGATTAAGGGGCGTCCAGTCCGTTACTGGCCTAACAGGTGGAGATGCTGTTTTATTACAAAAGTATATTGAAAGCGGAAATGCTTTATCTGGTAATTTAATCTTAGATGCAGTAAGTAAAGCGGTAGCAACGAACGAAGTAAATGCTGCGATGGGAACGATTTGTGCAACACCGACAGCCGGTTCAGCTGGAGTGGTGCCTGGAACGTTATTTGCAGTAAAAAATAAATTAAATCCCACGCGTGAAGAAATGATAGAGTTTTTATTTACATCAGGAGCATTTGGTTTTGTTGTGGCAAACAATGCTTCCATTTCAGGTGCAGCAGGAGGCTGTCAAGCTGAAGTAGGGTCAGCGTCGGGTATGGCAGCGGCAGCGATTGTAGAAATGGCAGGTGGTACGCCTAGTCAAGCAGCTGAAGCAATGGCAATTACGCTTAAAAATATGCTAGGATTAGTATGTGACCCCGTAGCAGGATTAGTAGAAGTACCGTGCGTAAAGAGAAACGCGATGGGCGCGGCGAATGCAATGATTGCTGCTGATATGGCGTTAGCAGGTGTTACAAGTCGAATTCCGTGTGATGAGGTAATTGATGCAATGTATCGAATTGGTCAAACAATGCCAGTAGCGTTACGAGAAACTGCACAAGGAGGCTTAGCGGCAACACCAACAGGTCGCGAGCTCGAAGCAAAGATCTTTGGTATTGCATTAAATAAAAGTGAATGA
- the plsX gene encoding phosphate acyltransferase PlsX, with protein MKIAIDAMGGDNAPKTVIEGAELAIQQFENLHITLVGNEVEIKKYLTNPERIKILHTEEVIEATDEPVRAVRRKKNASMVLMATEVAEGRADACISAGNTGALMTAGLFVVGRIKGIERPALAPTLPTLDGKGFLMLDVGANVDAKPEHLVQYAIMGSVYAEQVRGIHSPKVGLLNVGTEEKKGNELTKQTFKLLQETNINFIGNVESRDLLNGVADVVVTDGFTGNVALKTIEGTALSLFSMLKTELTSSFKSKVAASVLKPQLKGLKAKMDYSEYGGAGLFGLNAPVIKAHGSSDATAIFNAIKQTVNMVENNVSSTIQASVESEENNE; from the coding sequence ATGAAAATAGCAATCGATGCTATGGGAGGGGACAATGCTCCCAAAACGGTTATTGAAGGTGCAGAATTAGCCATTCAACAGTTTGAAAACTTACATATTACACTTGTTGGTAATGAAGTTGAGATAAAGAAATACCTAACAAATCCAGAACGTATTAAAATTCTTCATACTGAAGAAGTAATTGAAGCGACAGATGAACCAGTTCGTGCAGTGCGTAGAAAGAAAAATGCATCAATGGTACTCATGGCTACTGAAGTAGCTGAAGGGCGTGCAGATGCGTGTATTTCTGCAGGTAACACGGGAGCTTTAATGACGGCTGGATTATTTGTTGTTGGTCGTATCAAAGGAATTGAGCGTCCTGCTCTAGCTCCAACACTGCCAACTTTGGATGGTAAAGGTTTCTTAATGCTAGATGTAGGAGCTAACGTTGATGCGAAACCTGAGCACCTTGTTCAATACGCAATCATGGGCTCGGTATACGCGGAGCAAGTAAGGGGGATTCATTCACCTAAAGTTGGTCTTTTAAACGTTGGAACGGAAGAGAAAAAAGGTAATGAATTAACAAAGCAGACGTTTAAACTGCTTCAAGAAACCAATATTAACTTTATCGGGAACGTAGAATCACGCGATCTTTTAAACGGCGTTGCAGACGTTGTGGTAACGGATGGTTTTACGGGTAATGTTGCGTTGAAAACAATAGAAGGAACGGCACTCTCACTATTTTCAATGCTAAAAACAGAGTTAACGAGTAGTTTTAAAAGCAAGGTAGCTGCTTCCGTGTTAAAGCCTCAGCTTAAAGGGTTAAAAGCAAAAATGGACTATAGCGAGTATGGAGGCGCAGGCCTGTTTGGGCTAAATGCGCCGGTTATTAAAGCTCATGGGTCGTCAGACGCTACGGCCATCTTTAATGCAATTAAGCAAACCGTAAATATGGTAGAAAATAACGTATCTTCTACCATTCAAGCTTCCGTTGAAAGTGAAGAAAATAACGAATAA
- the rnc gene encoding ribonuclease III: MPKHYSNRDRKNNSQVVKNFKQFQEEINVTFENEKLLFQAFTHSSYVNEHRKKPHEDNERLEFLGDAVLELTVSQFLFKKYPMMSEGELTKLRAAVVCEPSLVTFANELEFGKLVLLGKGEEMTGGRQRPALLADVFEAFIGALYLDKGIETVNQFLTKVVFPKINEGAFSHVMDFKSQLQEIIQRDGFGQLEYKVLQEKGPAHNREFMSRVSLNGEELGVGVGRSKKEAEQKAAQVAISKIKASNAK; this comes from the coding sequence ATGCCTAAACATTATTCGAATCGAGACCGAAAAAATAATTCTCAAGTAGTGAAAAACTTTAAGCAGTTTCAAGAAGAAATCAACGTGACGTTTGAAAATGAAAAGCTTTTATTTCAAGCTTTTACACATTCATCGTATGTGAATGAGCATCGTAAAAAACCTCATGAAGACAATGAGCGTTTAGAATTCTTAGGGGATGCCGTGTTAGAGTTGACTGTCTCACAATTTCTATTTAAAAAATACCCAATGATGAGCGAAGGAGAGCTAACAAAGTTACGTGCAGCGGTCGTGTGTGAACCATCTCTTGTGACTTTCGCAAATGAGCTCGAATTTGGTAAACTAGTATTGCTTGGTAAAGGTGAAGAAATGACGGGTGGTCGTCAACGTCCAGCTTTATTGGCAGATGTGTTTGAAGCATTTATTGGTGCATTGTATTTAGATAAAGGAATTGAAACAGTAAATCAATTTTTAACAAAAGTTGTATTCCCGAAAATTAATGAGGGTGCTTTTTCTCATGTGATGGATTTTAAAAGTCAGTTACAGGAGATTATTCAACGAGACGGGTTTGGTCAGCTGGAGTACAAAGTACTACAAGAAAAAGGACCAGCTCATAATCGTGAATTTATGTCACGCGTATCACTTAATGGTGAAGAGTTAGGCGTTGGAGTTGGAAGATCTAAGAAAGAAGCTGAGCAAAAAGCTGCTCAAGTAGCCATCTCAAAAATAAAAGCGTCGAATGCAAAGTAA
- the fabG gene encoding 3-oxoacyl-[acyl-carrier-protein] reductase: MLEGKVAVVTGASRGIGRAIALELGKQGAKVVVNYAGSEAKALEVVDEIKGYGTDAIAVQANVADADSVQIMIKEAISTFGSLDILVNNAGVTRDNLLMRMKEDEWDDVLSTNLKGVFLCTKAATRQMMKQRHGRIINISSIVGVSGNAGQANYVAAKAGVIGLTKTSAKELASRNITVNAVAPGFIATDMTDELPEEVKSEMLKQIPLASFGDPQDVANVVSFLATDASRYITGQTIHVDGGMVM, from the coding sequence ATGTTAGAAGGAAAAGTAGCGGTTGTTACAGGAGCGTCTCGTGGAATTGGACGTGCGATTGCGCTTGAATTAGGAAAGCAAGGAGCCAAAGTAGTTGTAAACTATGCAGGTAGCGAAGCAAAAGCGCTTGAGGTTGTTGATGAAATTAAAGGCTATGGGACTGATGCCATTGCAGTTCAAGCAAACGTAGCGGATGCAGATTCTGTTCAAATCATGATTAAAGAAGCAATTTCAACGTTTGGCTCTTTAGATATTTTAGTAAACAATGCTGGTGTTACAAGGGACAACCTGCTAATGAGAATGAAGGAAGATGAGTGGGATGATGTTTTATCAACAAACCTAAAAGGCGTGTTTTTATGCACGAAAGCAGCAACTCGCCAAATGATGAAACAACGTCATGGACGAATCATCAACATTTCATCCATTGTGGGGGTTAGTGGCAACGCAGGACAAGCAAACTATGTAGCTGCTAAGGCTGGTGTAATTGGGTTAACGAAAACATCTGCAAAAGAGCTTGCAAGCCGTAACATTACAGTAAATGCAGTGGCACCAGGGTTTATTGCAACTGATATGACGGATGAGCTTCCAGAAGAAGTGAAATCTGAAATGCTAAAACAAATTCCACTTGCATCCTTTGGTGATCCACAAGATGTTGCTAATGTAGTTTCTTTTTTAGCTACAGACGCTAGTCGCTATATTACGGGACAAACCATCCATGTTGACGGCGGAATGGTTATGTAA
- the acpP gene encoding acyl carrier protein, with protein sequence MAEVLERVTKIIVDRLGVDESEVKLESNFKEDLGADSLDVVELVMELEDEFDMEISDEQAEQIATVGDAVNYIQSQV encoded by the coding sequence ATGGCAGAAGTACTAGAGCGCGTAACAAAAATCATTGTTGATCGTCTTGGTGTAGATGAAAGCGAAGTGAAATTAGAATCTAATTTCAAAGAAGATTTAGGTGCTGACTCTCTTGATGTAGTTGAGCTTGTAATGGAGCTTGAAGATGAGTTTGACATGGAAATCTCTGATGAGCAAGCAGAACAAATCGCAACTGTTGGAGATGCGGTTAATTACATACAGAGTCAAGTTTAA
- the fapR gene encoding transcription factor FapR has product MKRNKRDRQLLLKATIDENPFITDEELADRFSVSVQTIRLDRLELSIPELRERIKYVASKKLEDEVRSLPIEEVIGEIIDIELDQSAISIFDVREEHVFQRNQITRGHHLFAQANSLAVAVINDELALTIEATIRYHRSVKIHERVIAKAKVLSTDETRTIVEVNSFVGQEQVFSGTFNMYRSTSDK; this is encoded by the coding sequence ATGAAGCGTAATAAAAGAGATCGACAGCTGTTATTAAAAGCTACAATTGACGAGAATCCATTTATCACAGATGAAGAATTAGCCGATCGTTTTTCAGTTAGTGTACAAACAATTCGCTTAGACCGCCTAGAATTGTCTATCCCTGAATTACGCGAGCGAATTAAATACGTAGCTTCTAAGAAATTAGAAGATGAAGTGCGTTCTTTACCTATCGAAGAAGTAATTGGAGAAATTATCGATATTGAGTTAGACCAATCGGCTATTTCTATCTTTGATGTGCGTGAAGAACACGTTTTTCAGCGCAATCAAATTACAAGAGGACATCACTTGTTTGCTCAAGCAAACTCACTTGCAGTAGCGGTTATTAATGACGAATTAGCATTAACAATTGAAGCTACCATTCGCTATCATCGTTCCGTAAAAATCCATGAGCGTGTGATAGCAAAAGCAAAGGTTCTGTCTACAGATGAAACCCGAACAATCGTAGAGGTAAACAGTTTTGTAGGGCAAGAGCAGGTGTTTTCAGGAACGTTTAATATGTACCGATCTACATCTGATAAATAA
- the fabD gene encoding ACP S-malonyltransferase, translated as MGKIAFMFPGQGSQAVGMGQDLYDQSEEAKQLLSKADEVLGFSLSNLMFKGPQDELTLTYHAQPALVTASTMLLNEFKKSGITPDYVAGHSLGEYSALVAAEVMSFEDAVVAVNKRGRYMDEAVPAGQGTMAAILGMSAEELKTVTDQITDSGFSVQLANINCPGQIVISGTAEGVEKASELAKEKGAKRAIPLDVSGPFHSNLMKPAAAKLQDTLSTMTFQDAKVPVVANVTAQPTIQQEAVQALLIEQLYSPVRWQETVELLLAEGVDTFIEIGPGKVLSGLVKKVNRRATVYSVSNVETLQATIEAVKGAE; from the coding sequence ATGGGGAAAATAGCTTTTATGTTTCCAGGCCAAGGCTCACAAGCCGTAGGTATGGGACAAGACTTATATGACCAATCTGAAGAGGCAAAGCAACTTCTTTCAAAGGCAGATGAAGTGCTAGGCTTTTCATTGTCAAACCTGATGTTTAAAGGTCCACAAGATGAACTGACATTAACGTATCATGCGCAACCTGCTCTTGTTACTGCTAGTACAATGCTTTTAAATGAGTTTAAAAAGAGTGGAATTACACCTGATTATGTAGCAGGTCATAGTTTGGGAGAATACAGTGCGTTAGTCGCAGCTGAAGTAATGTCTTTTGAAGATGCTGTTGTTGCTGTAAACAAGCGTGGACGCTATATGGATGAGGCTGTTCCTGCTGGTCAAGGAACAATGGCAGCTATCTTAGGAATGAGTGCTGAAGAGCTAAAGACTGTAACGGATCAAATTACAGATTCAGGATTCTCAGTTCAGCTAGCTAACATTAATTGTCCAGGTCAAATTGTCATTTCTGGAACAGCAGAAGGTGTTGAAAAAGCGAGTGAGCTTGCAAAAGAAAAAGGAGCGAAGCGAGCGATTCCTTTAGATGTAAGTGGACCGTTCCACTCTAATCTCATGAAACCAGCTGCTGCTAAGCTTCAAGATACGCTTAGTACGATGACATTTCAAGATGCGAAGGTGCCTGTTGTAGCTAACGTAACGGCCCAGCCAACAATACAACAAGAAGCTGTACAAGCACTATTAATTGAACAATTATATTCTCCAGTTCGCTGGCAAGAAACGGTGGAGTTATTGCTTGCTGAAGGCGTAGATACATTTATTGAGATTGGTCCAGGAAAAGTCTTATCAGGGCTTGTGAAAAAGGTAAATCGCCGTGCTACGGTTTATTCAGTAAGTAATGTTGAAACGTTGCAAGCAACGATTGAAGCAGTGAAAGGGGCAGAATAA
- the recG gene encoding ATP-dependent DNA helicase RecG has protein sequence MNELNKISIKTIKGIGEETATLLEEMKIQSVQDLLEHFPYRYEDYELKDLADAKHDEKVTVEGKVHSVPSLTYYGKKRSRLTFRLLVGRYLVTVTCFNRPYYKSKLDIDQTVTVTGKWDQHRQTITLQELQFSPFKKNQTIEPVYSTKATLTVKAIRKFITLALNQYGSQIEDMLPLSLRERYKLMTREDAVRTIHLPRDHGDLKQARRRFVYEEFLLFQLKMQALRKREREETAGMSQVFPSSDLVQFTNQLPFPLTGAQKRVVNEITADMKSPYRMNRLLQGDVGSGKTVVAAVALYATVLAGHQGALMVPTEILAEQHAESLSNMLEKVQVRVGLLTGSVKGKARRELLQQVQAGEIDVLVGTHALIQDEVVYNSLGLVITDEQHRFGVGQRRVLREKGESPDVLFMTATPIPRTLAITAFGEMDVSIIDEMPAGRKAIETYWVKHDMLERILQFVQKELNEGRQAYVICPLIEESEKLDVQNAIDVHSTLVQYFKGQWNVGLMHGRLTPDEKEEVMKEFSVNNVQILVSTTVVEVGVNVPNATVMVIYDAERFGLSQLHQLRGRVGRGDAQSYCILLADPKSEVGKERMNIMTETNDGFVLSERDLELRGPGDFFGRKQSGMPEFKIADMVHDYRALEVARTDAAELVNSEMFWKDEQYQLLRSYLEATGVLAGEKFD, from the coding sequence GTGAATGAATTAAATAAAATTTCTATTAAAACCATTAAAGGGATTGGAGAAGAAACAGCGACTCTTCTCGAAGAAATGAAGATACAATCTGTCCAAGATTTACTTGAGCATTTTCCTTATCGCTATGAGGACTATGAGCTAAAAGATTTAGCGGATGCTAAACATGATGAAAAAGTAACGGTAGAGGGAAAGGTTCACAGCGTTCCCTCTCTTACTTATTACGGAAAAAAACGGTCTCGATTAACCTTTCGCCTGTTGGTTGGTCGTTATCTTGTTACCGTTACATGTTTTAATCGACCCTATTACAAATCGAAGCTTGACATCGATCAAACGGTTACAGTGACGGGTAAATGGGATCAGCACCGTCAAACGATTACCCTTCAGGAACTACAGTTTTCACCTTTCAAAAAAAATCAAACTATTGAGCCTGTTTATTCCACAAAAGCAACGCTTACTGTAAAAGCGATTCGTAAGTTTATCACCTTGGCTTTAAATCAGTATGGAAGTCAAATTGAAGATATGCTCCCTTTATCGCTCCGAGAACGATATAAGTTAATGACGCGAGAAGATGCTGTGCGCACCATTCACTTACCTCGAGATCATGGCGATTTAAAACAAGCGCGCAGACGATTTGTATACGAAGAATTTTTACTGTTTCAGCTTAAGATGCAAGCACTTCGAAAGCGTGAACGAGAAGAAACGGCTGGCATGTCTCAAGTGTTTCCATCCAGCGATTTGGTTCAGTTTACAAATCAGCTGCCATTTCCGTTAACAGGTGCTCAAAAACGAGTAGTAAATGAAATTACCGCCGATATGAAGTCACCGTATCGAATGAATCGGCTATTACAAGGAGATGTAGGTTCAGGTAAAACGGTCGTTGCTGCCGTTGCCCTATATGCAACGGTATTGGCAGGGCATCAAGGTGCTCTAATGGTTCCGACGGAAATCTTAGCCGAACAGCATGCTGAATCTCTAAGTAACATGCTTGAAAAAGTTCAGGTACGCGTTGGATTATTAACAGGTTCGGTTAAAGGAAAAGCAAGGCGTGAGCTTCTGCAGCAAGTGCAGGCTGGAGAAATAGATGTGCTAGTCGGTACTCATGCGCTCATCCAAGATGAAGTAGTGTATAACAGCCTTGGTCTTGTTATTACAGATGAGCAACACCGCTTTGGTGTAGGTCAGCGTAGAGTTTTGCGTGAGAAAGGTGAAAGTCCAGATGTATTGTTTATGACGGCGACTCCTATTCCAAGAACACTTGCTATTACTGCTTTTGGTGAAATGGACGTGTCGATCATAGATGAAATGCCGGCTGGTCGAAAAGCAATCGAAACGTATTGGGTAAAGCATGATATGCTAGAGCGTATATTGCAATTTGTCCAGAAAGAATTGAATGAAGGGCGACAAGCCTATGTAATTTGTCCACTGATTGAAGAATCAGAGAAGTTAGACGTTCAAAATGCCATCGATGTTCATAGTACCCTTGTTCAATATTTTAAAGGTCAATGGAATGTGGGGCTAATGCATGGGCGCTTAACACCGGATGAAAAAGAAGAGGTCATGAAAGAGTTTAGCGTAAATAATGTGCAAATTCTTGTTTCGACAACGGTTGTTGAAGTAGGAGTGAACGTTCCAAACGCAACGGTTATGGTTATCTATGATGCGGAGCGCTTTGGATTATCACAGCTCCATCAGCTCCGTGGGCGAGTGGGAAGAGGAGACGCGCAGTCGTATTGTATTTTACTAGCAGATCCAAAGTCTGAAGTTGGAAAAGAACGCATGAATATTATGACGGAGACAAACGATGGTTTTGTACTATCAGAACGAGATCTTGAACTTAGAGGGCCTGGAGACTTCTTCGGTCGAAAGCAAAGCGGAATGCCTGAGTTCAAAATAGCGGACATGGTCCACGATTATCGAGCGCTTGAAGTAGCGCGTACAGATGCTGCTGAGCTTGTTAATTCAGAGATGTTTTGGAAAGATGAGCAATATCAGCTGCTGCGTTCTTATTTGGAAGCGACAGGTGTCTTAGCAGGTGAAAAATTTGATTAG